AAATCATCGAGCAGGTTCCCGAAGTAATGCAGGATGGCAGGATCAGCAGCGCTGATATCGGGCAACAGGTAAACACCGGGAAAACCTTGTGCCAGCAACTCCCTGATGGCGCCTACATTGGTGCCTGTAACAGGTATCCCTACTGATAATGCCTCCAGCGTCACCAGCTCAAAACCTTCGAACAAAGAAGGCAGGATGAGCAGATCCGCTTCCGCATAAGCGGAAGCAGCAATGTTATCTACGTTCAGTCCTGTTTTTATGGTTGTTTTGGAGAACGCCGCAAAGCGGGCTGTTTCCGGCGCTTCATTACAGGCAATCAGCAATCGCCATCCGGCTGCTGCTTCAATAGTAGCGGCCAGTTGTTCCAGCACCGCCAGCCCTTTTTGAGGTATCAGCCGGCCTACAAAGAGAATTGTGCGATCGGAGCCGTGAGTTTTTTCGAAGGGATGGAACCGGGTAGTGTCTACGCAGTTGTAGTGTACTTTGATATTTTCGGCAGGCACCCCATAAACGGCGATGGCATCCTGTTTTACAGTGTTGGATACTGCGAGTACCGTTTTTGCCCTCAGGCAGGTTTGCTGCTGCAATAATGCTTCCCGGCTGAATCCCGGTATCGTACGGCCGTATGCTACTTCCATCAGGTGATAACAACCGTGCAATACATTGAAATCGGCGGAATAGACAGGAGCCGTTTCTCCCTGGGTGATGACAATATCTCCGCTACGTTTGTATAAACGGAGCCAGGCGTGAATGTAGCGCGCCATATATTTTGCCTTGCGCTTTCTGAAATGACGAAACCGGAACAGCTGGTTGAACAACCGGCCAAACAGGGTATGCCGTATCAGATAATCTTCGTCCACCAGTTTTGTTTTGATATTCCTGCTATGGAAATATTCATCCATATAGTATACCACCCTTTCCACGCCTCCTGCCTGAGATTTTCCATTCAGGGCAATAAGAATCGCTCTGCCGTTTTTCATGTGTCCGTTTTTCAGAAAACGGTTCAAAGCTAAGGTATTTTATTTGTACGTTCTCAGCTGTAAAAGCTGTAACTTCAATAAGTGATTTTAATGCTATGAGAGTATTATTTCTGCTAACACTGATCCTGGCCACGCAGATCGCCTGCCATAGTCAGAGTGAGAACAAACAACCAGCTATGAAGAATCCCTACTATTCCAGAACCGATAGGAAAAAACTGCATATTACCAATGCCGAATGGAAAAAGGTATTGCCGTCAGAATTATATGCCGTAGCCAGGGAGGCCGCCACAGAACGGCCGTTCACCGGGAAATACTGGGATGCCGACGTAAAGGGTACTTACTACTGTGCCGTATGCGGAAATCCGCTGTTCAGGTCTGATGCCAAATTTGCCAGCTCCTGCGGCTGGCCCAGCTTCTTTGAACCACTCAGGGCCAACAGCGTTATTTACCGGGAAGATAATTCGCTGGGGATGGAGAGAACAGAAGTGCTCTGTGAACGATGCGAATCGCACCTGGGGCATATTTTCGACGATGGCCCACCGCCCACGCATAAACGTTTTTGCATGAATTCGGTTTCAATGGATTTTGAACCGGATCCGGGCGCGCACTAAGAACGGGCCTCCGGTAAAGTTTTACGGAATTCGGAAGGCGACATTCCCGTCAGCTGTTTGAATACCCGCTGGAAAGTAGCCGGAGAGCTGAAACCGCAATCATTGGCCAGCCCGGCAAAAGTCAGCTGGCCGGCGTCATCTTTTGCTAACCTTTCCTTGAATAACTCCACCCTGTAGCTGTTCACAAACTCATTGAAATTTTTATGCAGATGCTGGTTCAGCACTGCTGAAATGGTTTTGGCCGGTAAACCTGTATGCGCTGCCAGCATATTCAGCGTAAGGGTGGTGTTCAGGTAAAGCCGGTCTTGTTCCATCGAACGTTTGAGAGATTCCAGCGCAGTATCCACTGTAGCCTCGGAGAGTTGCAGCTCCGCTTTTTTCTCCGCCGTTTGCAGTTGCCACGTAATGAGGTATCCCCTGATGCCCAGCCAGTAGATTAACACTGTAACGGGGATGTATACCGGGTACCAGTCCAGTTTACTGAGCATCCAGTTAGTATAACGGGGAATTACATAAGGCACCAGGTATATTACCCAAACAGCCGCAAAGATGGCGAAGGCCCCAATCAGCTGCTGGAGCCATTTGAGGCCGGGTGCATCCTTGTTCGTTTGTTTATACTTATTCAGATAGCGGAACGACAAGGTCACATACACCACCATAGATACCCAGCGTGGAATGTCTGTGTAAACATTATAATGATCTATGAAGATGCCCCAGGGCCGAGGGTCGTTCTTTACTACGCCCATCAGCACGCCTGTAACAAATATCAACGCAATGATTGTTTTTCCCAGATCAATAATCGCCGGAAAAAACTGCCAGCGCTCGCGCTTCCCCAGCTTAAATGAAGGATGAAGAAAGGATTGTATGTAGAAATATAATAACGGGCCTATCGGCATCGTAACGATCAGCGGGAGTATGGAAGCGAGGAAATTCAGCCATTTCGAATCCAGCCAGTTGATATATGATCCATAAAGACTGAAGCAGCACATCGACATGAGCAAAATAAGCCACGCAAGCAACCGGTTGGCGGTACGCAGGCGACGGGAGAAAAACAGCAATCCACTTACGATGAAGCCCTGTAATGCTCCTAACAATACAATAGTTTGCAGCAAACGTTCCATAATGCTAATTCGCTGCCGAAGATATGGTTTCTTATTATTATCTTCAATTCAGATAACCCGCTATTTATTTGCTGATGAAAAAGACAACAGATACCCCGGTTCTCACGGCATTGGGATGCAGTATTACGCTCATGTTGCTATCGTTTG
The genomic region above belongs to Chitinophaga sp. 180180018-3 and contains:
- the msrB gene encoding peptide-methionine (R)-S-oxide reductase MsrB, coding for MRVLFLLTLILATQIACHSQSENKQPAMKNPYYSRTDRKKLHITNAEWKKVLPSELYAVAREAATERPFTGKYWDADVKGTYYCAVCGNPLFRSDAKFASSCGWPSFFEPLRANSVIYREDNSLGMERTEVLCERCESHLGHIFDDGPPPTHKRFCMNSVSMDFEPDPGAH
- a CDS encoding helix-turn-helix domain-containing protein, which translates into the protein MERLLQTIVLLGALQGFIVSGLLFFSRRLRTANRLLAWLILLMSMCCFSLYGSYINWLDSKWLNFLASILPLIVTMPIGPLLYFYIQSFLHPSFKLGKRERWQFFPAIIDLGKTIIALIFVTGVLMGVVKNDPRPWGIFIDHYNVYTDIPRWVSMVVYVTLSFRYLNKYKQTNKDAPGLKWLQQLIGAFAIFAAVWVIYLVPYVIPRYTNWMLSKLDWYPVYIPVTVLIYWLGIRGYLITWQLQTAEKKAELQLSEATVDTALESLKRSMEQDRLYLNTTLTLNMLAAHTGLPAKTISAVLNQHLHKNFNEFVNSYRVELFKERLAKDDAGQLTFAGLANDCGFSSPATFQRVFKQLTGMSPSEFRKTLPEARS
- a CDS encoding glycosyltransferase family 4 protein; this translates as MKNGRAILIALNGKSQAGGVERVVYYMDEYFHSRNIKTKLVDEDYLIRHTLFGRLFNQLFRFRHFRKRKAKYMARYIHAWLRLYKRSGDIVITQGETAPVYSADFNVLHGCYHLMEVAYGRTIPGFSREALLQQQTCLRAKTVLAVSNTVKQDAIAVYGVPAENIKVHYNCVDTTRFHPFEKTHGSDRTILFVGRLIPQKGLAVLEQLAATIEAAAGWRLLIACNEAPETARFAAFSKTTIKTGLNVDNIAASAYAEADLLILPSLFEGFELVTLEALSVGIPVTGTNVGAIRELLAQGFPGVYLLPDISAADPAILHYFGNLLDDFNRQITPQALHEQVKTQFGITRYMNELDSIMAPHFILPERSGKASL